The Desulfovibrio inopinatus DSM 10711 genome window below encodes:
- a CDS encoding undecaprenyl-diphosphate phosphatase: MLTWYSAVILGIVEGLTEYLPISSTGHLILTGSLLDLSGPKQASFDIIIQLGAILAVVVIYRDRFMGLIRPDSQRSFSGIRGLWLLFLTSLPASLLGLLVHKAIKQYLFGPTTVALALGVGAILIFIVEALPKKVRFTGLDEMTPKLALGIGFFQCLSLWPGFSRSASTIMGAMILGADRRLAAEYSFVAAVPIMIAATGFDFVKNHNVFSADDLVLLGIGFVVSFLFAWLAVKWFIRLVQNVSLRPFAWYRIVLAVAVVLFWPA; the protein is encoded by the coding sequence ATGCTCACATGGTACAGTGCTGTCATTTTGGGAATAGTCGAAGGACTGACGGAATACTTACCTATTTCGTCAACAGGTCATCTCATTTTGACCGGCTCTCTGCTTGATTTATCCGGTCCGAAGCAGGCTTCCTTTGATATTATTATTCAGCTCGGAGCAATTTTGGCCGTTGTCGTTATTTACAGGGATCGATTTATGGGATTGATACGTCCGGATTCCCAACGGTCTTTCTCCGGCATACGTGGGCTTTGGCTGCTTTTTCTGACATCGCTCCCTGCTTCTCTTCTTGGCCTTTTGGTACATAAGGCGATAAAACAGTACCTGTTCGGCCCGACCACGGTTGCCTTGGCACTTGGTGTCGGTGCTATCCTTATATTTATTGTTGAAGCCCTACCCAAAAAAGTACGCTTTACAGGCTTGGATGAAATGACCCCCAAGTTGGCATTGGGGATTGGCTTTTTTCAATGCTTGTCATTGTGGCCGGGATTTTCCCGGTCTGCTTCCACCATTATGGGGGCGATGATTCTCGGAGCCGATCGCCGACTCGCAGCTGAATATTCGTTTGTTGCAGCAGTCCCTATTATGATTGCAGCCACAGGGTTTGATTTCGTCAAAAACCATAACGTATTCAGTGCAGACGACCTTGTTTTGCTCGGTATTGGATTTGTTGTATCATTTTTATTTGCCTGGCTTGCCGTCAAATGGTTCATTCGCTTAGTCCAGAATGTCAGTTTGCGGCCTTTTGCGTGGTATCGCATTGTTTTGGCCGTGGCAGTCGTGTTGTTTTGGCCAGCATAG
- the yihA gene encoding ribosome biogenesis GTP-binding protein YihA/YsxC → MQRIMELVETVYLKNQLNHKPDPQIALAGRSNVGKSTLVNCLAGRKALAKTSATPGKTRSLNFYHVTPGDYYLVDLPGYGYAKCSKTEREKWARLIEQYFTECPNLKAVAVLLDSRLSPQKIDLELIDYLSTAHIPILPVLTKADKCKQRERTARQKQWAELAPDAMKPLIVSAKTGQGRDTLWEALDRAALI, encoded by the coding sequence ATGCAACGAATCATGGAACTGGTTGAAACCGTCTATTTGAAAAACCAGCTCAATCACAAGCCCGATCCGCAAATCGCGTTGGCTGGTCGCTCCAATGTCGGGAAATCCACATTGGTCAACTGCCTGGCTGGCCGTAAGGCTTTAGCAAAAACGAGTGCGACACCGGGAAAAACGCGCAGCCTGAATTTTTACCATGTAACACCTGGAGATTACTACCTTGTGGATCTTCCCGGTTACGGCTATGCCAAATGTTCGAAAACCGAAAGAGAAAAATGGGCTCGTTTGATTGAACAATACTTCACGGAATGTCCCAATCTCAAAGCTGTAGCCGTACTCCTTGACTCTCGGCTTTCTCCGCAAAAGATCGACCTGGAGCTGATCGATTACCTATCAACAGCACACATCCCCATTTTGCCTGTCTTAACCAAGGCCGACAAGTGCAAACAACGTGAACGCACGGCGAGGCAAAAGCAGTGGGCCGAATTGGCTCCCGACGCCATGAAACCTCTTATCGTATCGGCTAAAACCGGACAAGGTCGCGATACATTATGGGAAGCCCTGGACCGTGCTGCCCTCATTTGA
- a CDS encoding type II 3-dehydroquinate dehydratase translates to MTATQASKRFLVLNGPNLGHIGTRQPEIYGTATMEDLPGLLRTLMGETASHISLTFFQANGEGALIDRLEKARKEGIDGIIFNAGAYTHTSLALADCLAWIKIPCVEVHISNIWARTDEPLRQRSFIGKNCLGVIAGFGVTSYALAAVALWQHLTDTADSN, encoded by the coding sequence ATGACCGCAACACAAGCCTCCAAGAGGTTTCTTGTACTCAATGGACCGAATCTGGGTCACATTGGTACTCGTCAGCCCGAAATATATGGCACAGCCACCATGGAAGACTTGCCCGGATTGCTGAGAACCCTTATGGGAGAAACGGCTTCGCACATATCGCTTACTTTTTTTCAGGCCAACGGAGAGGGAGCTCTCATCGATCGCCTGGAAAAAGCGAGAAAGGAAGGAATTGACGGCATTATCTTCAATGCGGGTGCCTACACCCATACCAGCTTGGCTCTGGCCGACTGCTTGGCATGGATCAAAATTCCATGCGTGGAAGTGCACATTAGTAATATTTGGGCGCGTACCGATGAACCGCTTCGCCAACGGAGCTTTATTGGAAAAAATTGCCTGGGCGTCATTGCCGGTTTCGGCGTGACGAGTTATGCCCTGGCCGCGGTAGCGCTCTGGCAACATCTCACTGATACAGCCGATTCGAATTAA
- the efp gene encoding elongation factor P → MLSTTDFRRGLKIEMDGTPYEIVEFQHVKPGKGGAFIRTKLKNLLTGRVVDNTFRSGEKVDKPDMETRGMQFLYRDGTNLVLMDMSTYEQVESPTENFGDKGGYLVDGQELKVLLYNGNPLDLDLPASVVIEVADTEPGVKGDTVSGATKPATLVSGITVNVPLFINVGEKIKVDTRTGAYIGRE, encoded by the coding sequence ATGCTTTCCACTACTGATTTTCGACGCGGACTCAAAATTGAAATGGATGGAACTCCCTATGAAATCGTAGAGTTTCAGCATGTTAAGCCGGGTAAAGGCGGGGCCTTCATTCGTACTAAACTGAAGAACCTGTTGACCGGTCGCGTCGTGGATAACACGTTTCGCTCTGGCGAAAAGGTGGACAAGCCCGATATGGAAACTCGCGGCATGCAATTTCTCTATCGCGACGGAACCAACCTTGTTCTTATGGATATGTCGACATATGAGCAGGTTGAATCCCCCACAGAGAACTTCGGTGATAAAGGCGGATATCTCGTTGACGGCCAGGAGCTCAAAGTCCTTCTCTACAATGGCAATCCTCTTGATCTCGATTTGCCTGCCTCGGTTGTCATTGAAGTCGCCGACACCGAACCCGGTGTTAAAGGGGATACCGTCAGCGGTGCAACCAAACCGGCTACCCTCGTGTCCGGTATCACGGTGAACGTTCCGCTGTTCATCAATGTCGGAGAAAAGATCAAAGTCGACACACGAACTGGAGCATATATCGGCCGGGAATAA
- a CDS encoding DNA translocase FtsK, whose product MIRRRLTDSNKLIRELVGLTLVFASIFFFISLFTYSSFDPGFNQVVSAHHKTQNAAGLVGAYMGGLLVDFFGLGAFFFPILLLYAGLKRFFSHWTLPPWRWAGIGILSFVCLALVSTQWAQSVLNIGDVVGGGYLGSAIHSFFWYYFKPIGASLFFSLLFIVSLQLLFGVTLETVGQCVGQHVSAAWAKQQERREQAALVVKPESDNPKTKRRFSFKLLSRKQGEDDMSSSSEDALQYDDVDALPAAFEEVDFDASAVQTSDAVEDASLPASSTADSVPKKKKPKLVTSKQEQPTASAKPPKPKTDSNMAKGEFVMPPTELLTEVPPLVETTNPEILREQATKLVTCLNDFGIQGDVSRIMPGPVVTMFELKPAPGIKISRIANLTDDLALATKAMAIRIEAPIPGKDSVGIELPNKERQTVYLRDILESKVFDKSASHLTLSIGKDIQGHPFVADLAKMPHLLVAGATGSGKSVCINGILLSILYKATPDEVKLLLVDPKRIELAVYADLPHLVHPVVTDMSLAKSALDWAVHEMDRRYEAMAKLGVRNIAGYNERIAKMGKNKPEEFADFERMPFLVIIIDELADLMMTASKEVEASIVRLAQLARAAGIHIILATQRPSVDVVTGLIKANFPTRIAFQVTSRHDSRTILDSNGAENLLGRGDMLFKPSGGKMVRMHGAFVSDEDTAQVVDYWKEQRPAKFELDFAAWQQEQSSSSAGGGPPDGDDVTSDPMYGQAVEFVMEQGKASISFIQRRFRIGFNRAARYIEQMERDGILGPQEGSKPRAVIKKD is encoded by the coding sequence GTGATAAGGAGGAGGCTTACGGATTCCAACAAGCTCATACGGGAACTGGTCGGCTTGACTCTGGTGTTCGCTTCCATTTTCTTTTTCATCAGCCTCTTTACCTACAGCTCGTTCGATCCGGGGTTCAACCAGGTCGTCAGTGCCCATCATAAAACCCAAAACGCCGCCGGTTTGGTCGGAGCGTATATGGGCGGCCTTCTCGTCGATTTCTTCGGCCTTGGGGCATTTTTTTTCCCCATATTGTTGCTCTATGCCGGACTGAAGCGTTTTTTTAGCCATTGGACTTTGCCGCCGTGGCGTTGGGCCGGTATTGGCATTTTATCGTTTGTTTGCCTCGCACTGGTCTCCACGCAGTGGGCACAAAGTGTCCTCAACATTGGCGATGTGGTGGGAGGCGGGTATCTTGGTAGCGCCATCCATAGTTTTTTCTGGTATTATTTTAAACCAATTGGAGCATCGCTCTTTTTCTCTTTGCTGTTTATTGTTTCTTTGCAGCTCTTGTTTGGTGTCACGCTCGAAACGGTTGGACAGTGCGTTGGCCAACATGTTTCCGCAGCCTGGGCCAAACAGCAAGAGCGACGAGAACAAGCGGCTCTGGTTGTGAAACCGGAATCAGACAACCCTAAAACGAAGCGTCGTTTTAGTTTCAAATTACTTTCTCGCAAACAGGGCGAAGACGATATGTCTTCGTCATCCGAAGACGCGTTGCAATACGATGATGTTGACGCGTTACCCGCTGCATTTGAAGAAGTCGATTTTGACGCATCGGCCGTCCAGACAAGCGATGCTGTCGAAGACGCCTCGTTGCCAGCTTCATCCACGGCGGATTCAGTGCCGAAAAAAAAGAAGCCCAAGCTGGTCACATCCAAACAAGAACAGCCTACGGCATCTGCAAAGCCACCGAAACCTAAAACCGATTCGAACATGGCAAAAGGTGAGTTTGTCATGCCACCGACGGAGTTGTTGACCGAAGTTCCTCCGCTTGTTGAAACGACAAACCCGGAAATACTGCGGGAACAAGCAACAAAACTCGTCACCTGTTTGAATGATTTCGGCATTCAGGGAGATGTTTCGCGCATCATGCCTGGGCCGGTTGTCACCATGTTCGAACTGAAACCTGCTCCAGGGATCAAAATTAGTCGTATTGCAAACCTGACAGACGACCTTGCTCTGGCGACGAAAGCCATGGCGATTCGTATCGAAGCGCCGATTCCAGGAAAAGACAGTGTCGGTATTGAACTTCCCAATAAAGAACGTCAGACCGTCTATCTGCGTGACATTCTCGAATCAAAAGTTTTCGACAAATCAGCTTCGCACTTAACGTTGTCCATTGGTAAAGATATTCAGGGGCATCCCTTCGTGGCTGACTTAGCGAAAATGCCGCATTTACTCGTTGCCGGGGCAACGGGGAGCGGGAAAAGTGTCTGCATTAACGGTATTCTTTTGAGTATCCTCTATAAAGCGACACCTGACGAGGTTAAATTGCTTCTCGTCGACCCAAAACGTATTGAATTAGCGGTCTACGCCGATTTGCCACACCTTGTGCACCCGGTTGTGACGGATATGTCACTGGCGAAAAGCGCGCTGGATTGGGCCGTCCATGAAATGGACCGGCGGTATGAAGCCATGGCCAAACTCGGCGTGCGCAATATTGCCGGATATAACGAGCGCATCGCCAAAATGGGTAAAAACAAACCCGAAGAGTTTGCCGACTTTGAACGCATGCCATTTCTTGTCATCATCATTGACGAATTAGCTGACCTCATGATGACGGCCTCCAAAGAAGTGGAAGCAAGTATTGTCCGATTAGCACAGCTTGCGCGTGCAGCCGGTATCCACATTATTCTGGCAACACAACGCCCGAGTGTCGATGTCGTGACCGGACTGATCAAAGCCAACTTTCCAACGCGCATTGCTTTCCAGGTGACCAGCCGTCACGATTCGAGGACTATCCTCGATAGTAATGGTGCGGAAAATCTTCTTGGCCGTGGGGACATGTTGTTCAAACCGAGCGGCGGGAAAATGGTGCGTATGCATGGCGCGTTTGTCAGTGATGAAGACACCGCGCAAGTGGTCGATTATTGGAAAGAACAACGACCAGCCAAATTCGAACTGGATTTTGCCGCATGGCAACAAGAGCAAAGTAGCTCCAGTGCTGGCGGTGGGCCTCCCGATGGGGACGATGTCACATCGGATCCCATGTATGGCCAAGCTGTTGAATTTGTGATGGAGCAGGGCAAAGCATCAATTTCATTCATTCAACGCCGATTTCGCATCGGCTTTAACCGGGCTGCCCGTTATATCGAACAGATGGAGCGGGACGGCATCCTTGGCCCTCAAGAAGGCAGCAAGCCACGGGCTGTCATCAAAAAGGATTAG
- a CDS encoding LolA family protein, producing the protein MNIVFHLRSFFWALICVLMMNSVAGAADVDVDVKTLTDDMQKRYEALNAFTAGFVQNMTNAASGEIQQREGVIDYRRPKFLRWETTKPEKELLLIGNKVVWDAFPDEGVAYKYRTDEILDSKTMLRFLTGKANLKQDFFVEPNPTQEGDTVRLTLIPRQAEPGLIRAEAWVNPKTHLLTRIVLEDFYGNINDLSLFDLKENPKFPSDYFTFTPGKNIEVFDNTQ; encoded by the coding sequence ATGAACATCGTTTTTCATTTACGGAGCTTTTTCTGGGCTCTGATTTGCGTTTTGATGATGAATAGCGTTGCTGGCGCGGCCGATGTCGATGTCGATGTCAAAACGCTCACCGACGACATGCAAAAAAGGTATGAAGCCCTCAACGCGTTTACTGCCGGATTTGTCCAAAACATGACGAATGCCGCCAGTGGTGAAATTCAACAACGTGAAGGTGTTATCGACTATCGAAGACCAAAGTTTCTTCGGTGGGAGACGACAAAGCCAGAAAAAGAACTGCTTCTGATTGGAAATAAGGTTGTTTGGGATGCATTCCCCGATGAAGGGGTCGCCTATAAATACAGGACCGATGAGATTCTTGATTCCAAAACCATGCTGCGATTTCTCACCGGTAAAGCCAATTTGAAGCAGGATTTTTTTGTTGAACCAAACCCCACTCAAGAAGGAGATACGGTTCGTCTCACCCTTATTCCAAGACAAGCCGAACCCGGCCTGATTCGAGCTGAAGCTTGGGTCAATCCGAAAACGCATTTGCTGACTCGAATCGTCCTTGAAGACTTCTATGGCAATATCAACGATTTGAGTCTGTTCGATCTCAAGGAGAATCCGAAGTTCCCTTCCGATTATTTTACATTTACTCCTGGAAAAAATATCGAAGTATTCGACAATACGCAGTAG
- a CDS encoding nuclear transport factor 2 family protein, translated as MRPRAVVEQFVEAFNRGDADSLAELYADDAVNHQVANAPIEGKDAIKAMFRSEFAQADMTCIVENIFEDGEWAILEWKDPLGLRGCGFFHVLDGKIAFQRGYWDKLSFLRMHNLPIPTT; from the coding sequence ATGCGTCCCAGAGCAGTTGTTGAACAATTCGTTGAAGCATTCAACCGTGGAGATGCCGACAGTTTAGCCGAACTGTATGCTGACGATGCTGTAAACCATCAAGTAGCCAATGCGCCGATTGAAGGAAAAGACGCCATTAAAGCCATGTTTCGATCGGAATTTGCCCAGGCCGACATGACGTGCATTGTTGAGAATATTTTTGAAGATGGTGAATGGGCTATTCTGGAATGGAAAGATCCTCTCGGACTCCGCGGTTGTGGATTTTTTCATGTCCTGGATGGAAAGATTGCCTTCCAACGAGGCTATTGGGATAAGCTCTCATTTTTGCGAATGCATAACCTTCCCATCCCGACAACATAA
- a CDS encoding pseudouridine synthase, with amino-acid sequence MIRINKALAEAGICSRRAADAMIEQKRVHLNGRLVETPGVKIDPENDVLKVDGKVVSFTRREQKVYVLLNKPVGVVTTASDPEGRRTVLDIVPQAERARLFPVGRLDIQSRGLLLLTNDGELAYRLTHPKWHLPKVYRVRVRGDVTKQALETMRGGMTLAEGDVLAPVKVREIRRLRDGAVLEMELIQGLNRQIRRMCRDLDLDVLTLTRIQMGPIVLGDLPPKGTRHLTPAEVSDLRRAVRLDEVKGPAV; translated from the coding sequence ATGATTCGAATCAATAAAGCACTGGCTGAGGCTGGTATTTGCTCTCGTCGTGCGGCCGACGCCATGATCGAACAGAAACGCGTCCATCTGAATGGTCGTCTTGTCGAGACACCAGGGGTGAAAATCGATCCGGAGAATGATGTCCTGAAAGTCGACGGCAAAGTGGTGTCCTTCACCCGTCGGGAGCAAAAAGTCTATGTGTTGCTCAATAAGCCGGTGGGTGTTGTCACGACGGCCAGTGACCCTGAAGGACGGAGAACCGTTCTCGACATCGTGCCACAAGCGGAACGGGCTCGCCTTTTTCCTGTTGGTCGACTGGATATCCAATCACGAGGTCTGCTTTTGTTGACCAATGACGGTGAACTTGCCTATCGCCTGACACATCCCAAGTGGCATTTACCGAAAGTATATCGTGTCCGTGTTCGGGGTGATGTCACAAAACAGGCTTTGGAGACGATGCGGGGTGGCATGACCTTGGCAGAAGGCGATGTGCTCGCCCCTGTCAAAGTGCGTGAAATTCGTCGACTTCGAGACGGTGCGGTACTGGAAATGGAGTTGATACAAGGACTCAATCGTCAGATTCGCCGCATGTGTCGGGATCTCGACCTTGATGTCCTCACATTAACCCGCATTCAGATGGGCCCCATTGTTTTGGGCGATCTTCCACCGAAAGGAACACGACATTTGACTCCTGCAGAAGTCTCGGACTTACGTCGTGCTGTTCGGCTCGATGAGGTGAAGGGGCCAGCTGTATAG
- the yedF gene encoding sulfurtransferase-like selenium metabolism protein YedF, with protein sequence MSTILDCQGLDCPQPVIRCKQSIENDSPSTLTVIVDNEPARENVGRFLRSRGYDVTFEPDGSVWKVVGTNQQPGATPDTASNPSLDQAQPVEIGRVTMVLISTQYLGVGSDELGEKLMLNFISTLPEMGDHLWRIVLVNGGVKLAAGNGPIAKKLQEIESSGVSILVCGTCLEYFGLLEAKSVGQTTNMLDVVTSLDNADKVIKI encoded by the coding sequence ATGTCCACCATTTTGGATTGTCAGGGTTTGGATTGTCCCCAGCCAGTCATTCGGTGTAAACAAAGCATTGAGAATGACAGCCCCTCTACGCTTACCGTCATTGTGGACAATGAACCCGCTCGAGAAAACGTTGGTCGTTTTCTTCGATCCCGAGGATATGATGTCACCTTTGAACCGGACGGCTCTGTCTGGAAAGTCGTTGGCACCAACCAGCAGCCTGGCGCTACTCCAGATACGGCCTCAAATCCTTCTCTAGACCAGGCTCAACCGGTCGAAATCGGACGCGTCACTATGGTACTCATTTCAACACAGTATTTGGGTGTTGGGAGTGATGAACTCGGTGAAAAACTTATGCTGAACTTTATCAGCACGTTGCCGGAGATGGGTGACCATTTGTGGCGCATTGTTCTTGTTAACGGTGGAGTCAAACTTGCTGCCGGAAATGGTCCCATCGCCAAGAAGCTTCAGGAAATCGAATCATCAGGAGTGAGCATTCTGGTTTGCGGGACGTGTCTGGAGTACTTTGGCTTACTTGAAGCGAAATCAGTTGGCCAAACAACGAACATGCTTGATGTGGTCACGAGTTTGGACAATGCCGATAAAGTCATCAAAATCTAA
- the ade gene encoding adenine deaminase, which yields MGSTISLRSRYLAVARGDIPADLVVRNCKLVNVLSGEIYPTTMAVCDDIVVGFGDYDGHTVLDGQGRYLCPGLIDGHIHIESTLLSPHALAMAVARRGTCAVVCDPHEIANVMGRKGMEFILNNSANLPMTVYVMVPSCVPATDLETSGARLDAHDVADLIAEQGERVLGLAEVMNFPGVIHGDPEILAKIDAASGKIIDGHAPGVTGKALQAYVLAGPTSDHECVDPEEAVEKLRSGMHIFIRQGSAEHNLKALLPMITPENTRHLSFVCDDLTPSDLQEFGHIDHLIRLAISQGLNPLWAIQMATINTAQYFGLRRRGALAPGYRADFFLVDDLNTFRPTHIHLSGQPLESIVSLLCKPSEFSSLPRASWPQPQKNDLEIPMRSGKLRVIALDPGQIVTREVHMQPQSDGTHAVAAPDHDVAKLAVIERHRNTGNIGLGFVQGLGLASGAIAGTVAHDSHNLIVAGVDDTDMLIAVDALGKTGGGLVVVSEGQVLSLVDLPIAGLMSRDCLDDVVLKYRSLIESYYTLCHAAEPQAMRPFMQLSFLALPVIPALKLTDKGLVDVTAFRFVSLWLDD from the coding sequence ATGGGAAGCACGATCTCTTTACGTTCCAGGTATCTCGCAGTCGCCCGCGGGGACATCCCTGCTGATTTGGTTGTTCGTAATTGCAAACTCGTCAATGTTCTTTCCGGTGAAATCTATCCGACAACCATGGCAGTATGCGACGATATCGTTGTTGGTTTTGGGGATTATGATGGGCACACGGTTCTCGATGGGCAAGGTCGATATCTTTGCCCAGGGCTCATTGATGGACACATTCATATTGAATCGACGCTGTTGTCCCCACATGCCTTGGCTATGGCCGTGGCTCGACGAGGGACATGTGCCGTTGTCTGTGACCCGCATGAGATTGCCAACGTTATGGGACGAAAAGGCATGGAATTTATCTTAAACAACTCGGCCAATTTACCCATGACCGTCTATGTTATGGTGCCGTCCTGTGTACCGGCAACGGATTTGGAAACCTCGGGCGCCAGATTAGACGCCCATGACGTCGCCGACCTTATCGCAGAACAGGGGGAACGAGTCCTCGGGTTAGCTGAAGTCATGAACTTTCCGGGTGTAATTCATGGAGACCCCGAGATACTTGCCAAAATCGATGCGGCTTCCGGCAAGATTATCGATGGCCATGCCCCTGGCGTGACAGGTAAAGCATTGCAAGCCTATGTTCTGGCCGGACCGACATCCGACCATGAGTGTGTCGACCCGGAAGAAGCGGTGGAAAAATTACGAAGTGGGATGCACATCTTTATCCGGCAGGGGAGTGCTGAACATAATCTGAAAGCTCTTTTGCCCATGATCACGCCGGAAAATACTCGTCACCTGAGCTTTGTGTGCGATGACTTGACTCCCAGCGACCTCCAGGAATTTGGACATATCGACCATCTCATTCGTCTCGCCATATCCCAGGGCCTCAACCCGTTGTGGGCCATTCAAATGGCTACCATCAATACCGCGCAATATTTCGGTTTACGTCGGCGTGGGGCACTTGCGCCAGGATATCGAGCGGACTTCTTTCTTGTTGACGATCTCAATACATTTCGACCGACCCATATTCATCTCTCAGGGCAGCCTCTTGAATCGATCGTGTCCTTATTATGTAAACCTTCCGAATTCTCTTCATTGCCCCGTGCATCTTGGCCACAGCCGCAGAAGAACGATCTGGAGATACCTATGAGATCGGGAAAATTGCGTGTCATTGCCCTTGATCCGGGTCAGATTGTGACACGTGAGGTCCATATGCAGCCCCAATCCGATGGAACGCATGCTGTGGCAGCGCCGGATCACGATGTTGCCAAGCTCGCCGTCATAGAACGACACCGCAATACCGGCAACATCGGTCTCGGCTTTGTTCAAGGGCTTGGTTTGGCTTCCGGCGCCATTGCTGGAACCGTGGCACATGACTCACATAACCTCATTGTCGCAGGTGTTGACGATACTGATATGCTGATAGCGGTTGATGCCTTGGGAAAAACCGGAGGCGGATTGGTTGTCGTCTCTGAAGGACAAGTTCTGTCTTTGGTTGATTTACCTATAGCCGGGTTGATGAGTCGAGACTGTCTCGATGATGTCGTTTTGAAATACAGGTCACTTATTGAATCGTATTACACTCTTTGTCACGCAGCGGAGCCGCAAGCGATGCGACCATTTATGCAGTTATCTTTTTTGGCGTTGCCCGTGATCCCAGCATTGAAATTGACGGACAAGGGGCTTGTGGATGTGACGGCATTTCGATTTGTCTCGTTGTGGCTTGACGACTGA
- a CDS encoding transcriptional regulator, with product MFKFLIFIVAGVVLWKLFTGDKKQKAKVNQQEKEAMAATGEMVKDPICGSFVSKESDIRVKAGDKTMCFCSYECRDKFLKQIRAEQDSDA from the coding sequence ATGTTTAAATTCTTAATTTTTATTGTTGCGGGCGTCGTGCTGTGGAAGCTCTTCACTGGTGACAAAAAGCAAAAAGCAAAAGTCAATCAGCAAGAAAAAGAAGCGATGGCCGCTACAGGTGAAATGGTCAAAGATCCTATTTGTGGGTCTTTTGTCTCGAAAGAAAGCGACATCCGAGTAAAAGCCGGAGACAAGACCATGTGCTTCTGCAGCTATGAATGTCGGGACAAGTTCCTCAAGCAAATTCGCGCTGAACAAGACTCCGATGCATAA
- the folK gene encoding 2-amino-4-hydroxy-6-hydroxymethyldihydropteridine diphosphokinase: MGGNLGDVAQTLENALARLHAVPGIQVLAVSSVYKTEPQGVKDQPWFVNRVAKFAVDASMTPQGLLAILHDVERAFGRQREGEQRFGPRPIDLDVLAFGDIIMTTPELIVPHPRMCKRAFVLVPLVEIAPDWKFPGGESATKVLSRLDYHIEGDIIRQSDG; the protein is encoded by the coding sequence CTGGGTGGCAACCTGGGCGATGTGGCGCAAACTCTCGAAAACGCTCTGGCACGGCTTCATGCCGTGCCAGGCATCCAAGTTCTTGCCGTATCCTCTGTCTACAAAACTGAACCGCAGGGCGTGAAAGACCAACCTTGGTTCGTGAATCGTGTTGCGAAATTCGCCGTAGACGCCTCCATGACACCTCAGGGGCTTCTTGCCATTTTGCATGATGTGGAGAGGGCATTTGGCCGGCAACGGGAAGGGGAACAACGATTCGGCCCCAGACCGATTGATCTTGATGTACTCGCGTTCGGCGATATCATCATGACGACGCCGGAACTCATTGTGCCACATCCTCGAATGTGTAAACGGGCTTTTGTTTTGGTCCCACTCGTTGAAATTGCTCCGGACTGGAAATTTCCCGGTGGAGAATCGGCAACAAAAGTGCTTTCGAGGCTTGATTATCATATTGAAGGGGACATTATCCGCCAAAGCGACGGATAA